In a single window of the Streptomyces sp. NBC_00353 genome:
- the ligA gene encoding NAD-dependent DNA ligase LigA, whose protein sequence is MAGGQKSEVPAEAHQQHALLAEQIEEHRFRYYVNDQPVVSDAEFDRLMRSLQDLEDEYPQLRTPESPTQKVAGPYRTEFTSVEHRERMLSLDNAFDDEGLAVWAERVAKDVGTSTYHFLCELKVDGLAVNLTYEQGLLTRAATRGDGRTGEDITPNVRTIAEIPHRLKGDRIPALVEIRGEVFFPMEAFEELNARLVAADDKPFANPRNAAAGSLRQKDPKVTAGRPLHMVVHGIGAREGLEIDRLSHAYELLHEWGLPTAKYNKVVDSLDGVREFIAHFGENRHSVEHEIDGVVVKLDEIALQGRLGSTSRAPRWAIAWKYPPEEVNTKLVNIRVGVGRTGRVTPYAQVEPVEVAGSEVEFATLHNQNVVKEKGVLIGDTVVIRKAGDVIPEILGPVVDLRDGTERAFVMPTHCPECGTELRPMKEADIDVRCPNARFCPAQLRERVGYLAGRKCLDIDHFGYVAAAALTKPLEPTEPPLRDESDLFGLTIEQLLPIRAYVLDMDSGLPKHDPKTGEAKTALVFANQHGEPKKNAVAMLEAITAAKQAPLARILTGLSIRHVGPVAAEELARQFRSMDRIEAATEEELAAADGVGPIIAASVTQWFAEDWHREIVRKWREAGVRMADESAGEDEAPRPLEGLTVVVTGTLADHTRDGAKEALQSRGAKVTGSVSKKTSFVVVGDNPGSKYDKAMQLKVPVLDGAGFAVLLEQGPDAAREAAVPVAGPVEE, encoded by the coding sequence ATGGCCGGCGGACAGAAATCGGAAGTGCCCGCGGAGGCGCATCAGCAGCATGCGCTCCTTGCGGAGCAGATCGAGGAGCACCGCTTCCGGTACTACGTGAACGACCAGCCGGTCGTCAGCGACGCCGAGTTCGACCGGCTGATGCGCTCGCTGCAGGACCTGGAGGACGAGTACCCGCAGTTGCGTACGCCCGAATCGCCGACCCAGAAGGTCGCGGGGCCGTACCGGACGGAGTTCACCTCGGTCGAGCACCGCGAGCGGATGCTCTCCCTGGACAACGCCTTCGACGACGAGGGGCTGGCGGTCTGGGCCGAGCGCGTCGCCAAGGACGTCGGCACCAGCACCTACCACTTCCTGTGCGAGCTCAAGGTGGACGGCCTCGCGGTCAACCTCACGTACGAGCAGGGGCTGCTGACCCGCGCCGCGACCCGCGGCGACGGCCGCACCGGCGAGGACATCACCCCCAATGTCCGCACCATCGCCGAGATCCCGCACCGGCTGAAGGGCGACCGGATCCCGGCGCTGGTCGAGATCCGCGGCGAGGTCTTCTTCCCGATGGAGGCGTTCGAGGAGCTCAACGCCCGGCTGGTGGCGGCCGACGACAAACCGTTCGCCAACCCGCGCAACGCGGCGGCGGGTTCCCTGCGCCAGAAGGACCCGAAGGTCACTGCCGGACGCCCGCTGCACATGGTGGTGCACGGCATCGGCGCCCGCGAGGGCCTCGAGATCGACCGGCTCTCGCATGCCTACGAGCTGCTGCACGAATGGGGACTGCCCACCGCGAAGTACAACAAGGTCGTCGACTCCCTCGACGGCGTCAGGGAGTTCATCGCGCACTTCGGCGAGAACCGGCACTCCGTGGAGCACGAGATCGACGGCGTCGTCGTCAAGCTCGACGAGATCGCGCTCCAGGGCCGGCTGGGCTCCACCTCGCGCGCCCCGCGCTGGGCGATCGCCTGGAAGTACCCGCCGGAAGAGGTGAACACCAAGCTGGTGAACATCCGGGTCGGTGTCGGACGCACCGGCCGGGTCACGCCGTACGCACAGGTCGAACCCGTCGAGGTGGCGGGCTCCGAGGTCGAGTTCGCCACCCTGCACAACCAGAACGTGGTGAAGGAGAAGGGCGTCCTCATCGGGGACACGGTGGTGATCCGCAAGGCGGGCGATGTGATCCCGGAGATCCTCGGCCCGGTCGTCGATCTGCGGGACGGCACCGAGCGGGCGTTCGTGATGCCGACCCACTGCCCCGAGTGCGGGACGGAGCTGCGGCCCATGAAGGAGGCCGACATCGACGTCCGCTGTCCCAACGCGCGCTTCTGCCCCGCGCAGTTGCGCGAACGCGTCGGCTATCTCGCGGGCCGCAAGTGCCTGGACATCGACCACTTCGGCTATGTCGCGGCGGCCGCCCTGACCAAGCCGCTGGAGCCCACCGAGCCGCCCCTGCGCGACGAGAGCGACCTCTTCGGGCTGACGATCGAGCAGCTGCTGCCGATCCGGGCCTACGTCCTGGACATGGACAGCGGACTGCCCAAGCACGATCCGAAGACCGGCGAGGCGAAGACCGCCCTGGTCTTCGCCAACCAGCACGGCGAACCGAAGAAGAACGCCGTGGCGATGCTCGAAGCGATCACCGCCGCCAAACAGGCGCCGCTGGCCCGGATCCTCACCGGGCTCTCGATCCGTCATGTCGGTCCGGTCGCGGCCGAGGAGCTGGCACGTCAGTTCCGTTCGATGGACCGCATCGAGGCGGCGACCGAGGAGGAGCTGGCCGCAGCGGACGGTGTCGGACCCATCATCGCCGCCTCGGTCACCCAGTGGTTCGCGGAGGACTGGCACCGGGAGATCGTGCGCAAGTGGCGGGAGGCCGGGGTCCGGATGGCCGACGAGAGCGCGGGTGAGGACGAGGCGCCGCGTCCGCTCGAAGGGCTCACCGTCGTCGTCACGGGCACGCTGGCCGACCACACCAGGGATGGCGCGAAAGAGGCCCTGCAGAGCCGTGGGGCAAAGGTGACCGGATCCGTTTCGAAGAAGACCTCGTTCGTGGTGGTCGGCGACAATCCGGGCTCGAAGTACGACAAGGCGATGCAACTGAAGGTTCCGGTTCTGGACGGGGCGGGCTTCGCGGTACTGCTCGAACAGGGGCCTGACGCGGCACGCGAGGCGGCCGTACCGGTTGCCGGACCGGTCGAGGAGTAG
- a CDS encoding methionine synthase, producing MTEKSKFSGCRATGIGSMPGGDAREAAKTVTGSLADGEGLPYLPELPARGPGADMIGRTIGLLVDMYGHVEPSGWRISDRPGRDTRRARSWLGEDLDALEEFTQGYQGPLKVQAVGPWTLAAALERRGGEAVLGDPGACRDLAASLAEGLLGHLAEVRRRMPGARVILQLDEPSLTGALRGHIRTASGYRTYRAVDRQVVEGTLRDVLAANGEDATLVHTCAPDVPFALLRRAGADGISFDFSLLTEREEEAIGEAVEGGTQLFLGVVPGTDPASGALSDPGGSVMGVRTLWRRLGLNPGTLAESLVITPSCGLAGASPAYARAALAHCARAARSLADNPE from the coding sequence GTGACCGAGAAAAGCAAGTTCAGCGGGTGCCGCGCGACCGGGATCGGATCCATGCCCGGGGGAGACGCGCGGGAGGCGGCGAAGACCGTCACCGGGTCCTTGGCGGACGGTGAGGGACTGCCGTATCTGCCGGAGCTGCCCGCACGCGGGCCCGGCGCCGACATGATCGGGCGGACCATCGGACTGCTCGTCGACATGTACGGCCATGTCGAGCCCAGCGGCTGGCGCATCAGTGACCGACCGGGCCGCGACACCCGGCGGGCCCGCTCCTGGCTGGGTGAGGACCTCGACGCCCTGGAGGAGTTCACCCAGGGGTACCAGGGCCCGCTCAAGGTCCAGGCCGTAGGTCCCTGGACGCTTGCCGCCGCGCTGGAACGGCGGGGCGGCGAGGCCGTGCTCGGCGACCCGGGTGCCTGCCGCGATCTGGCGGCCTCCCTGGCCGAGGGGCTGCTGGGTCACCTCGCGGAGGTACGGCGCAGGATGCCCGGCGCCCGGGTGATCCTCCAGCTCGACGAACCGTCCCTGACCGGCGCACTGCGCGGGCACATCAGGACGGCGAGCGGCTACCGCACCTACCGGGCCGTGGACCGGCAGGTGGTGGAGGGCACGCTCCGCGATGTCCTGGCGGCGAACGGGGAAGACGCGACGCTCGTGCACACCTGCGCGCCCGACGTGCCGTTCGCGCTGCTGCGCCGGGCCGGTGCCGACGGCATCTCGTTCGACTTCTCACTGCTCACCGAGCGTGAGGAGGAGGCGATCGGGGAAGCGGTCGAAGGCGGTACGCAGCTCTTCCTCGGGGTGGTGCCCGGCACCGACCCGGCCTCGGGCGCATTGTCGGACCCGGGCGGTAGCGTCATGGGTGTCAGGACGCTGTGGCGCAGGCTGGGGCTGAATCCGGGGACTCTCGCCGAGTCGCTGGTGATCACCCCGTCGTGCGGGCTCGCAGGTGCGTCGCCCGCGTACGCGCGCGCCGCGCTCGCCCACTGCGCCCGGGCCGCGAGATCGCTCGCAGACAACCCTGAGTAA
- a CDS encoding SDR family oxidoreductase has translation MSTHLITGAGSGIGAAVARRLLERGDELVLLARDAGRAKELAALHPGARTLVGDLGNPDRLSWAFAQQSLPERIDSLLHVAGVVELGQVGELTPKAWHYQLNTNLVAPAELTRLFLPQLRVAQGHVVFVNSGAGLSAHAEWSAYAASKHGLKALADSLREEEHGNGVRVSSVYPGRTASPMQAKVHQQEGKEYDASRFIDPESVATTILMAIDLPRDAEVNDLTVRPGH, from the coding sequence ATGTCCACTCACCTCATCACCGGCGCCGGTTCCGGCATCGGAGCAGCTGTCGCCCGCCGTCTCCTGGAGCGCGGTGACGAACTCGTGCTGCTGGCCCGTGACGCGGGCCGCGCCAAGGAACTGGCCGCGCTCCACCCCGGAGCCCGCACGCTCGTCGGCGACCTCGGCAACCCGGACCGGCTCTCCTGGGCGTTCGCACAGCAGTCGCTCCCGGAGCGGATCGACTCGCTGCTGCACGTCGCGGGCGTCGTGGAGCTGGGCCAGGTCGGGGAGCTCACGCCCAAGGCATGGCACTACCAGCTCAACACCAACCTGGTCGCCCCTGCCGAGCTGACCCGGCTCTTCCTGCCGCAACTGCGCGTGGCCCAGGGCCATGTCGTCTTCGTGAACTCCGGCGCCGGGCTCAGCGCACACGCCGAGTGGAGCGCGTACGCCGCGAGCAAGCACGGCCTGAAGGCGCTCGCCGACTCGCTGCGCGAGGAGGAGCACGGAAACGGTGTCCGGGTGAGCTCCGTCTACCCCGGACGTACTGCCAGCCCCATGCAGGCCAAGGTGCACCAGCAGGAGGGGAAGGAGTACGACGCCTCCCGGTTCATCGACCCGGAGTCCGTGGCGACCACGATCCTGATGGCGATCGACCTGCCTCGCGACGCCGAGGTCAACGACCTCACGGTCCGCCCCGGGCACTGA
- a CDS encoding TIGR00730 family Rossman fold protein, translated as MNICVFLSAADLDDRYTRPAREFAELLGRGGHTLVWGGSESGLMKVVADGVQESGGRLVGVSVDFMAAQARTDADEMVIARDLAERKALLLEKADAVVIMVGGMGTLDEATEILELKKHGKHDKPVVLLNTAGFYDGLRLQFQRMEDEGFLPLPLTDLVFFAKDGVGALAYLEEWSGIQ; from the coding sequence ATGAACATCTGTGTCTTTCTCTCCGCCGCCGACCTCGACGACCGCTACACCCGGCCCGCCCGCGAGTTCGCCGAGCTGCTGGGCCGCGGCGGGCACACGCTGGTCTGGGGCGGGTCGGAGAGCGGGCTGATGAAGGTCGTCGCCGACGGGGTGCAGGAGTCGGGCGGGCGGCTCGTCGGGGTGTCGGTGGACTTCATGGCCGCGCAGGCCCGGACCGATGCCGACGAGATGGTGATCGCACGCGATCTCGCCGAGCGCAAGGCGCTGCTCCTGGAGAAGGCCGACGCCGTCGTGATCATGGTGGGCGGTATGGGGACGCTCGACGAGGCCACCGAGATCCTGGAGCTGAAGAAGCACGGCAAGCACGACAAGCCGGTCGTCCTGCTGAACACGGCGGGTTTCTACGACGGTCTGCGTCTGCAGTTCCAGCGCATGGAGGACGAGGGCTTCCTGCCCCTTCCCCTCACCGACCTGGTGTTCTTCGCGAAGGACGGGGTCGGCGCGCTGGCCTACCTGGAGGAGTGGTCCGGCATTCAGTAG
- a CDS encoding DUF427 domain-containing protein has product MTSTSGHVITVEPGTEHVRVVRDGQLLAESRRPLVLRETGCPVRYYLPPEDVRTELLTASDTHTHCPFKGDASYWSLPDAADLVWAYPDPKPEVAAIKDHFCFYDAETVSG; this is encoded by the coding sequence ATGACTTCCACCTCAGGACACGTGATCACCGTCGAGCCCGGCACCGAGCATGTCCGCGTGGTGCGTGACGGCCAGCTGCTCGCCGAGAGCCGCCGTCCGCTCGTACTGCGCGAGACGGGCTGTCCGGTCCGCTACTACCTGCCGCCCGAGGACGTCCGCACCGAGCTGCTCACGGCGTCGGACACCCACACCCACTGCCCGTTCAAGGGGGATGCCTCCTACTGGTCACTGCCGGACGCGGCCGATCTCGTCTGGGCCTATCCGGACCCCAAGCCCGAAGTCGCTGCGATCAAGGACCACTTCTGCTTCTACGACGCCGAGACGGTCTCCGGCTGA
- a CDS encoding alpha/beta fold hydrolase: protein MDRTPSRDGTLIAHRRRGDGPPVILVGGALSTAATETPLAELLASRFSVVTYDRRGRGSSGDGVPYAVEREVEDLAAMIDRVGGRAAVFGMSSGGALALEAQAAGVPVDLLAVYEPPFAPDAPSRRAKAHYATRLHRLLSAGDRAGALQLFLSLAGMPADMVARMRHAPLWRGLESLAHTLAYDDAILGNGAVPAERLGSVTARTMVITGGFSPTPMRTLTRILADAIPRARHRTLTGQTHDLAPQVVAPVLAEFFSKDVYVSRAS, encoded by the coding sequence ATGGACAGGACTCCTTCCCGTGACGGCACTTTGATCGCCCACCGGCGCAGAGGTGACGGGCCGCCCGTGATTCTGGTGGGCGGGGCGCTGAGCACCGCGGCGACCGAGACACCACTGGCTGAACTTCTGGCGTCGCGGTTCAGCGTCGTGACCTACGACCGGCGCGGCCGCGGCTCCAGCGGCGACGGTGTGCCGTACGCGGTCGAGCGCGAGGTCGAGGATCTGGCGGCGATGATCGATCGGGTCGGTGGCCGGGCCGCGGTGTTCGGGATGTCGTCCGGCGGCGCCCTGGCGCTGGAGGCGCAGGCCGCTGGGGTGCCCGTCGACCTGCTCGCGGTGTACGAACCGCCGTTCGCCCCGGACGCACCGAGCCGCCGGGCCAAGGCGCACTACGCGACCCGGCTGCACCGCCTGCTGTCCGCCGGGGACCGGGCAGGGGCACTCCAGCTTTTCCTGTCGCTGGCGGGGATGCCTGCCGACATGGTCGCCCGGATGCGGCACGCCCCTCTGTGGCGCGGCCTCGAATCACTGGCGCACACCCTGGCGTACGACGACGCGATCCTCGGCAATGGCGCGGTGCCCGCCGAGCGTCTCGGGTCCGTCACCGCGCGCACCATGGTGATCACGGGCGGATTCAGTCCCACCCCGATGCGCACCCTGACCCGCATCCTCGCGGACGCGATCCCGCGCGCCCGGCACCGCACGCTGACGGGCCAGACACATGACCTGGCGCCGCAGGTGGTCGCGCCGGTGCTGGCGGAGTTCTTCTCCAAGGACGTGTACGTCAGCCGGGCGTCGTGA
- the mnmA gene encoding tRNA 2-thiouridine(34) synthase MnmA yields the protein MTQTSQRPLRVLAAMSGGVDSAVAAARAAEAGHDVTGVHLALSANPQSFRTGARGCCTIEDSRDARRAADVIGIPFYVWDLAERFREDVVEDFIAEYEAGRTPNPCLRCNEKIKFAALLDKALALGFDAVCTGHYATVVLNEDGSRELHRASDMAKDQSYVLGVLDERQLAHAMFPLGDTLTTKDEIRAEAEARGLAVAKKPDSHDICFIADGDTQGFLADRLGGKAEGDILDESGNRLGTHEGAFGFTIGQRKGLRIGHPAADGKPRYVLDISPVNNTVTVGPVEALDVTALTAIKPRWCGTAPAGPGTYTAQLRAHGGETEVTAELVDGTLNVTFTEPVRGVAPGQAVVLYDGTRVVGSATIATTVRRTEAAVGLG from the coding sequence ATGACTCAGACTTCCCAGCGCCCCCTCCGTGTGCTCGCCGCCATGTCGGGCGGTGTCGACTCCGCCGTCGCCGCGGCCCGCGCCGCCGAGGCGGGCCACGACGTGACCGGTGTGCACCTCGCCCTCTCCGCGAACCCGCAGTCGTTCCGTACCGGAGCGCGCGGCTGTTGCACCATCGAGGACTCCCGCGACGCCCGCCGCGCCGCGGACGTCATCGGCATCCCGTTCTACGTCTGGGACCTGGCGGAACGCTTCCGCGAGGACGTCGTGGAGGACTTCATCGCGGAGTACGAGGCGGGCCGCACGCCCAACCCGTGTCTGCGCTGCAACGAGAAGATCAAGTTCGCGGCGCTGCTCGACAAGGCGCTCGCTCTCGGCTTCGACGCCGTCTGCACCGGCCACTACGCCACCGTCGTGCTGAACGAGGACGGCAGCCGCGAGCTGCACCGCGCCTCCGACATGGCCAAGGACCAGTCGTACGTCCTCGGTGTCCTGGACGAGAGGCAGCTCGCCCACGCGATGTTCCCGCTCGGCGACACCCTCACCACCAAGGACGAGATCCGCGCCGAGGCGGAGGCCCGTGGCCTGGCCGTGGCGAAGAAGCCCGACAGCCATGACATCTGCTTCATCGCCGACGGCGACACCCAGGGCTTCCTGGCCGACCGTCTCGGCGGCAAGGCCGAGGGTGACATCCTCGACGAGTCCGGCAACAGGCTCGGTACCCACGAGGGCGCCTTCGGGTTCACCATCGGTCAGCGCAAGGGTCTGCGCATCGGCCACCCCGCCGCCGACGGCAAGCCGCGCTACGTCCTCGACATCTCCCCGGTGAACAACACGGTGACGGTCGGCCCGGTGGAGGCCCTCGACGTCACGGCGCTGACGGCGATCAAGCCCCGCTGGTGCGGCACGGCCCCGGCCGGCCCCGGCACGTACACCGCGCAGCTCCGCGCCCACGGCGGCGAGACCGAGGTGACCGCCGAACTCGTGGACGGCACGCTGAACGTCACCTTCACCGAGCCGGTACGGGGTGTGGCCCCCGGCCAGGCGGTCGTGCTGTACGACGGGACGCGGGTGGTCGGCTCGGCGACGATCGCGACGACGGTGCGGCGCACCGAGGCTGCGGTCGGCCTGGGCTAG
- a CDS encoding N-acetylmuramoyl-L-alanine amidase, which translates to MGTKKAAGARQSAGAEAEHGISRRGLLIGAAVTAVGTAALAREKLEHAWWRLPGVEKPRKPGELDYARAQWTAASPANWRRADRPADYAIDRVVIHVTQGSFRGAVRVFQDPAHGAAAHYVVRKDGHVTQMIRELDVAFHAGNKSYNERSVGIEHEGFVDRPQDFTAAMYEASARLSAAICGRYGIPVDRTHIIGHVEVPGTDHTDPGPHWGWDRYIELVRAAGAR; encoded by the coding sequence ATGGGGACCAAGAAGGCGGCAGGCGCCAGGCAGTCGGCGGGGGCCGAGGCGGAGCACGGCATCAGTCGGCGAGGGTTGCTGATCGGCGCTGCTGTCACGGCGGTGGGCACGGCGGCGCTGGCCCGGGAGAAGCTGGAGCACGCCTGGTGGCGGCTGCCCGGTGTGGAGAAGCCCCGCAAGCCCGGCGAGCTGGATTACGCGCGGGCGCAGTGGACGGCGGCGTCCCCGGCGAACTGGCGGCGGGCTGACCGCCCCGCCGACTACGCCATAGACCGGGTCGTCATCCATGTGACCCAGGGCAGCTTCCGCGGCGCGGTCAGGGTCTTCCAGGACCCCGCCCACGGTGCGGCGGCGCACTACGTGGTGCGCAAGGACGGTCATGTGACGCAGATGATCCGTGAGCTGGATGTGGCGTTCCACGCGGGGAACAAGTCGTACAACGAGCGCAGCGTCGGCATCGAGCACGAGGGGTTCGTGGACCGGCCGCAGGACTTCACGGCCGCGATGTACGAGGCGTCGGCGCGGCTGTCGGCGGCGATATGCGGGCGGTACGGGATACCGGTGGACCGGACGCACATCATCGGGCATGTGGAGGTGCCTGGCACGGACCACACCGATCCGGGTCCGCACTGGGGCTGGGACCGGTATATCGAGCTGGTGCGGGCAGCGGGCGCCCGGTGA
- a CDS encoding cysteine desulfurase family protein, with protein sequence MAYLDHAATTPMLPEAIAAMTAQLAVTGNASSLHASGRRARRTVEEARETLADALGARPSEVVFTSGGTEADNLAVKGLYWARRDADPRRTRVLAGPVEHHAVLDAVDWLAEHEGATVEYLPVDAYGRVHPDALREAIARNPDDVAMVTVMWANNEIGTIMPVRELAAVAGEFDVPMHSDAVQAFGQLEVDFARSGLAAMTVSAHKIGGPFGIGALLLGRAHTPVPVLHGGGQERHVRSGTLDVPAIAAFAVAGRLAADGREEFSREIGGLRDQLVAAVLAAVPDAILGGDPAPGGRLPANAHFTFPGCEGDSLLLLLDAQGIECSTGSACTAGIAQPSHVLLATGTDPDLARGTLRFSLGHTSTKQDVEDVARAIGPAVERARTAGLS encoded by the coding sequence ATGGCTTACCTCGACCACGCCGCGACCACGCCGATGCTTCCGGAGGCGATCGCGGCGATGACCGCCCAGCTCGCCGTCACCGGTAACGCGTCCTCACTGCACGCCTCCGGGCGCCGGGCCCGCCGTACCGTCGAGGAGGCGAGAGAGACCCTCGCCGACGCCCTCGGCGCACGCCCCAGCGAGGTGGTCTTCACCTCCGGCGGTACCGAGGCCGACAACCTCGCCGTGAAGGGCCTCTACTGGGCCCGCCGCGACGCCGACCCCCGGCGCACCCGCGTACTCGCCGGTCCCGTCGAGCACCACGCCGTGCTGGACGCCGTCGACTGGCTCGCCGAACACGAGGGTGCGACCGTCGAATACCTCCCCGTCGACGCCTACGGCCGCGTCCACCCGGACGCGCTGCGCGAGGCGATCGCGCGCAACCCCGACGATGTCGCGATGGTCACCGTGATGTGGGCCAACAACGAGATCGGCACCATCATGCCGGTACGTGAACTGGCTGCCGTGGCCGGTGAGTTCGATGTGCCGATGCACTCGGACGCGGTGCAGGCCTTCGGTCAGTTGGAAGTCGACTTCGCCCGGTCGGGACTGGCCGCCATGACCGTCAGCGCGCACAAGATCGGCGGCCCGTTCGGCATCGGCGCGCTGCTGCTCGGCCGCGCCCACACCCCCGTACCCGTGCTGCACGGCGGCGGCCAGGAGCGGCATGTGCGCTCAGGGACCCTCGACGTGCCCGCCATCGCCGCCTTCGCGGTGGCAGGCCGGCTCGCCGCCGACGGCCGGGAGGAGTTCTCCCGGGAGATCGGCGGGCTCCGCGACCAGCTGGTCGCGGCCGTGCTCGCGGCCGTTCCCGACGCCATCCTCGGTGGCGATCCGGCCCCCGGCGGCCGGCTCCCGGCCAACGCCCACTTCACCTTCCCCGGCTGCGAGGGAGACTCCCTCCTCCTGCTGCTGGACGCCCAGGGCATCGAATGCTCCACCGGCTCCGCCTGCACGGCGGGAATCGCCCAGCCCAGCCACGTACTGCTGGCCACCGGCACCGACCCGGACCTGGCCCGCGGCACGCTGCGGTTCTCGCTCGGACACACCTCGACCAAGCAGGACGTCGAGGACGTCGCCCGGGCGATCGGCCCGGCGGTCGAGCGCGCGCGGACGGCGGGGCTCAGCTGA
- a CDS encoding DUF4190 domain-containing protein, translated as MTLTAFARRAGIGTEAATAGDDATRPVGRRRSTRDADGLAVASFVLGLIGLLVMNIVLGPIAIVMAVIALARSTARRGRALLGLALGIADLVVLAFLVTGNGTVSWSFGS; from the coding sequence ATGACACTCACCGCATTCGCCCGCCGAGCCGGCATCGGCACGGAAGCCGCCACCGCCGGGGATGACGCCACGCGGCCCGTCGGCCGCAGGAGGAGCACCCGGGACGCCGACGGTCTGGCCGTCGCCTCTTTCGTGCTCGGGCTGATCGGCCTCCTTGTGATGAACATCGTGCTCGGCCCGATCGCCATCGTGATGGCGGTCATCGCCCTTGCCCGCTCCACCGCCCGCCGCGGCCGCGCCCTCCTCGGACTCGCCCTCGGCATCGCCGACCTCGTCGTCCTGGCCTTCCTGGTCACCGGAAACGGCACCGTCTCCTGGAGCTTCGGCAGCTGA
- a CDS encoding TetR family transcriptional regulator, with protein sequence MSHTVGIRQTQKLKTRQALLDAALQLLEHQSLSSLGLREVTRAVGVAPTAFYRHFDDTAALGVALVEEALGSLHGVIGAILAETGDSEARLDRSVELITRHVREQPAHFRFIAREQHGGVGPVREAIAAQLRRFAEEVAEALAAEPESRGWTGEDLLMLGGLYVDHMVITASAMLDAGPAGEAQVAEVTRRRLRLVTLGRHHWLDGADT encoded by the coding sequence ATGAGTCACACCGTCGGCATCCGCCAGACCCAGAAGCTGAAAACCCGTCAGGCACTGCTGGACGCCGCGCTCCAGTTGTTGGAGCACCAGAGCCTGAGCAGCCTGGGACTGCGCGAGGTGACGCGGGCGGTGGGCGTCGCGCCGACCGCCTTCTACCGGCACTTCGACGACACCGCCGCGCTCGGCGTGGCACTCGTCGAGGAAGCGCTCGGCAGCCTGCACGGGGTGATCGGCGCGATCCTCGCCGAGACGGGCGACAGCGAGGCCCGGCTGGACCGCAGCGTCGAGCTGATCACCCGTCACGTACGTGAGCAGCCGGCCCACTTCCGCTTCATCGCCCGTGAACAGCACGGCGGTGTCGGTCCGGTGCGCGAGGCGATAGCCGCCCAACTGCGGCGATTCGCCGAGGAGGTGGCCGAAGCGCTCGCAGCGGAGCCGGAGTCGCGGGGCTGGACCGGCGAGGACCTGCTGATGCTGGGCGGTCTCTACGTCGACCACATGGTGATCACGGCCTCCGCGATGCTGGATGCCGGCCCGGCCGGCGAGGCCCAGGTGGCCGAGGTCACCCGCCGGCGGCTGCGGCTCGTCACCCTCGGCAGACACCATTGGCTGGACGGCGCCG